The Sulfolobus sp. A20 genomic interval AAGAGGCACTGATTCCATGTATGCTTGTGCCACTACGTTAACCGCTTCTGTTAGTTTTGAGCCTGGTATTTGAATAATGACTCCCGCTGTATTATTTTCTTGGGCATATGAATAAGCTAAAAGTGATGCATCTCTAGTGTTAAGTGAAATATCTATATTTATATTATACTTTTGTAGCATCTCTTTTACAGTATTTGGTAAAGAATAAGTTGTGAATACTTTTTTTATTCCTATATCGTTAAGCACATAAGCTATTGCTTCTTCTCCTTTCATCTCTACGCCAACAGTTTCCTCTTTCCTTTTAACTTGACTCATAACGATAATTTAGGATGATCTTATTTTTAAATTTTTAAAAGCCGGGGGCGGGATTCGAACCCGCGAAATAACGGGTTTCTACTTTTAAACCACTGCGGCCCCTAGCGCTACCGATGGGCTGGTAGTGCCGCCTTAGACCGCTCGGCCACCCCGGCGTTACTAAATATATTTTTAATAAAACCTTATTTTAAAACTATGTGAGTGCTATACCATGATACAGTTTTCTAAAATAGGGGAAATACTTCATGAATTACAATCTTTGACAGATTTTGTAATAATAGGTGACACGATATTAGATTTACAGCTTAAAAGAAAAGGAACTGACAGTGATATTGATATATTTGTTTTAGGTATAAGTGTTTTGGTTGACGATGATGCTATACGAGATTTCGCATATCAAAGAGGCTGGGATTACGGTAGAACACCTATAGACACTCCAAGGTTATTCGTACCTGTAGATGATGATCAGCTTCAAATAGATTTATATGAGAATATACAAGATTTTTTTGTACCTAAAGAAATTATAGAAAACGCAATTGATATAAAATTAGGAAATTATCAGTTTAAAACTGTAAGATTGGAAGATTATATTCTTCTTAAAGCTAATGCGTTTAGGGAAGAAGACGAGGATGAATTAAAAACTATAGTATATCTTATAGGGGAAGGGAAATTAAGTGTAGATAAAAATTATATAAGAGAACATATAAAATTATTTGAAGAAAACAGTGAAAGTATAAAGGAGAGATTATCTTACATAGGAATAAAAATTTGAAATTCAAAAAATATTACCCTTTCTTTGTTGGTAATTCTTTCTTTTTAAGTCTTAGATTTGTACTATGACACCTTCTACATTTAGTGGCTCTTATAGAGTTTAATGCACCGCATTTTCTGCATACTTTTTTCACAAAAACTCTTTGTTGAACTATCTGGAGTTTTGCAGGATCATTAAGCGGCATTTATTTAACCCGACTATAACTATATTAGCTCATATTCATAAGTATTGCGGTAAACAGAGTGAATGGAGATGAAGATTCCGCTGGATCAGGTTTGCGTTAGAAGTGGACTTCTTTGCAACAGATGTCAAGGGTTAGTTGATGAAGGAGAGGTGCTAGACTATGAGATAGAAATAATGAAAATGTTGCTGGAACTTGAAGAGACGCAGTTTAAGGAATTGAGAGAATGTGTTTATCATAAAGCATACAAAGTTGATAATTTATTAATATTATTAGTCACTAGTAGTCCAGAGATGACTCAACAAAAATGGATTAAAATAGCTAAAATATTACAAGATAAACTAAATATAAAGGTAAGAGTGTTAGAGAAAACTAATAGCATAAAGAATAGTGCAATTCAGTTACTTTCTCCAGCGAGAGTATTAGGGGTAAACACTGTGTGGATGCCTGATGGTTCTGTTCAGTATGTAATCAGAGTCTCAAAGTCTGAGCGTAAATTATTGCCGGCCGAGGCACAATTATTGGAGTCAGCTTTAACTAAAATCCACTCTACACCAGTTAGAATAAGGGTAGAGTGAAATTGTTTAGGACACACTTCATTTCGGAATTAAACGATAATTTAGATGGAAAAGAAGTAAAGCTAGCGGGATGGGTACATAATATCAGAAATTTAGGCGGAAAAGTGTTTCTGATACTAAGGGATAAAAGTGGCACTGTACAAGTTGTGGTAGAAAAAAGTAGTAAAGCATACGAAGTTCTCAATCAGTTATCATTAGAATCGGCAATCTCAATAACAGGTAGCGTTAAAAAGGATGAGCGTGCACCTAATGGAATAGAAGTTCATGCGAAAGAGATCAGTATTATTTCCGTTTCTAAGTCACCGTTACCTTTAGATGTTAGCGGAAAAGTTAAGGCCGATATAGATACAAGGTTAAGAGAGAGGTTATTAGATTTAAGGAGGCCTGAGATGCAAGCTGTATTGAAGATTCAATCTGTAGCAGTGAAATCATTTAGGGAAACTTTATATAAAAATGGTTTTATTGAAGTCTTTACACCTAAAATAATTGCAAGTGCTACTGAAGGAGGAGCCCAATTATTTCCAGTTATGTATTTTGGAAAAGATGCGTTTTTAGCTCAAAGTCCACAGCTTTACAAGGAATTATTGGCTGGCGCGATTGAAAGAGTATTTGAGATAGCTCCAGCTTGGAGGGCTGAAGAGTCAGATACTCCTTATCATCTTTCAGAGTTCATTAGTATGGATGTCGAGATGGCATTTGCTGATTACAATCAAGTAATGCAATTAATAGAACAGATTATGTATAATATGATAAACGATGTTAAACGAGAGTGCGAAAAGGAGTTGAAGGTATTGAATCATACATTACCAGACGTAGCATTACCATTGCGTAGGATAACTTATTCTGAGGCTATAGAAATTTTGCAGAATAAAGGCTTAAATATAAAATTCGGAGATGATATAGGTACTCCGGAGTTAAGGTTATTAAATGAAGAGATTAAGGAGAACTTATACTTTATTATTGATTGGCCATGGCTTAGTAGGCCATTCTATACCAAGCAGAAGAGCGATAATCCGCAACTAAGCGAGAGCTTTGATCTAATTTATAAATGGCTTGAGATCGCGTCAGGTAGCTCAAGAAATTATATTAGAGAAGTGTTAGAGAACTCACTTAAAGTTAGAGGACTTAATCCAACTAGCTTTGAATTTTTCTTGAAGTGGTTCGACTACGGTATGCCACCACACGCTGGATTCGGTATGGGATTAGCAAGAGTAATGTTAATGCTAACTGGTCTACAATCAGTGAAGGAAGTAGTGCCATTCCCAAGGGATAAGAAAAGATTAACGCCATAATTTTTTAAATTTAAAAAGTCATGTAAATTTTCTTGGGTCTCCTCTTATTATTTCTCTTAGTAATACTGTGGCATACATTCCTCTGTCTATTGAGAAAGAAATTGTTATTGAATTATCAGACACTTTTTCAATCTTAATATTTCTTATCTTCATGAATGCTTTTCTAACAAGATCTTTTAACGAAATTTTGAATTCTTTTAATTTAAAAAAATCTTTTTCTATCCCCTCAGTTAAATAAATTTCCTTGCATATTTCGTCACAATCATTATAATATATTGGTAATCTTATATATAATTTTTCCTTATCATTATATTTTTTAAGTTCATCCAATTTTCTCGAAAGATAAATGTTAAAGAGATAGCTCTGATATGCGTCAAGATATAATGATATCGGTATGAGGCTATTTTTTAATGCTAAGTAATAATTTCTAAATCTAATATAACTCTTTATTAATTTTTGCTCTTGTTTAAATTTTACTGATAACCTATTCAATGCTTCGTCAAATCTATCTTCTAAAATTAATCTTCTAAATTGCCTCATTTCTTCTGACTCCGAGAGAAAAGGATAAGATACAATCGAATAGAAAGCGTTTTTCCAATCCCTTTTTAAAAGAAACTTTCCAACTACATGAGATATAGGCCTTCTAGATCCGAATCTTTGGTAACCTATAAAAGCTGGAAGAAATGGGTCTTTAGAAATTTCTTGAATTCTCTCTTTTATTTCGTTTATATTATTTGTATTTATGGTTATTTTAAATATATTTCCTGTATGATTAAGTTTTTGAGATGCGAATCCTAAGAATTTTATTGAAAAATTCCCAGTATTATATTCTCTGATGAGTTCTATATTAACTTTTTTATTGTAAATTTCGATATAAATTAGTTGACTTGTTATCGCATTTGCGTCTTTAATCCCCAGATACTTAATTTTATTTTTCAGAATTTTTTGGAGCTCATTTATC includes:
- the truD gene encoding tRNA pseudouridine(13) synthase TruD; the encoded protein is MIPHEIDIAIGMERYYYDNWTELDGNITRPDGFSVTEEIDYKPATEWKGENTGKYAVYLLNKKSVDHFLVINELQKILKNKIKYLGIKDANAITSQLIYIEIYNKKVNIELIREYNTGNFSIKFLGFASQKLNHTGNIFKITINTNNINEIKERIQEISKDPFLPAFIGYQRFGSRRPISHVVGKFLLKRDWKNAFYSIVSYPFLSESEEMRQFRRLILEDRFDEALNRLSVKFKQEQKLIKSYIRFRNYYLALKNSLIPISLYLDAYQSYLFNIYLSRKLDELKKYNDKEKLYIRLPIYYNDCDEICKEIYLTEGIEKDFFKLKEFKISLKDLVRKAFMKIRNIKIEKVSDNSITISFSIDRGMYATVLLREIIRGDPRKFT
- a CDS encoding 50S ribosomal protein L40e, which codes for MPLNDPAKLQIVQQRVFVKKVCRKCGALNSIRATKCRRCHSTNLRLKKKELPTKKG
- the aspS gene encoding aspartate--tRNA(Asn) ligase; the encoded protein is MFRTHFISELNDNLDGKEVKLAGWVHNIRNLGGKVFLILRDKSGTVQVVVEKSSKAYEVLNQLSLESAISITGSVKKDERAPNGIEVHAKEISIISVSKSPLPLDVSGKVKADIDTRLRERLLDLRRPEMQAVLKIQSVAVKSFRETLYKNGFIEVFTPKIIASATEGGAQLFPVMYFGKDAFLAQSPQLYKELLAGAIERVFEIAPAWRAEESDTPYHLSEFISMDVEMAFADYNQVMQLIEQIMYNMINDVKRECEKELKVLNHTLPDVALPLRRITYSEAIEILQNKGLNIKFGDDIGTPELRLLNEEIKENLYFIIDWPWLSRPFYTKQKSDNPQLSESFDLIYKWLEIASGSSRNYIREVLENSLKVRGLNPTSFEFFLKWFDYGMPPHAGFGMGLARVMLMLTGLQSVKEVVPFPRDKKRLTP
- a CDS encoding nucleotidyltransferase, with protein sequence MIQFSKIGEILHELQSLTDFVIIGDTILDLQLKRKGTDSDIDIFVLGISVLVDDDAIRDFAYQRGWDYGRTPIDTPRLFVPVDDDQLQIDLYENIQDFFVPKEIIENAIDIKLGNYQFKTVRLEDYILLKANAFREEDEDELKTIVYLIGEGKLSVDKNYIREHIKLFEENSESIKERLSYIGIKI
- a CDS encoding transcription elongation factor NusA; translated protein: MEMKIPLDQVCVRSGLLCNRCQGLVDEGEVLDYEIEIMKMLLELEETQFKELRECVYHKAYKVDNLLILLVTSSPEMTQQKWIKIAKILQDKLNIKVRVLEKTNSIKNSAIQLLSPARVLGVNTVWMPDGSVQYVIRVSKSERKLLPAEAQLLESALTKIHSTPVRIRVE